From Endozoicomonas sp. 8E, the proteins below share one genomic window:
- a CDS encoding S1 RNA-binding domain-containing protein, with product MSGKFVKVGQKNRLKVVDKADFGVFLDGRQFDEILLPKRHVPADCVVGDELDVFVYLDSDDHLIATTETPLACVGEFAALKVKEVNPVGAFLDWNLGKDLLVPFREQKTRMREGGRYVVYLYQDEETRRIVGSSRLHKFIDRSAGEYQNGQPVSLLIYDKTDLGYMAIINNRYQGLLFSQEVNDSVKPGDKVQGYIKRIRPDGKIDLCLKKPGFDQQAMDSLSQQIMDKLAAAGGFLPMNDKTDPAEIKRVFGASKRAFKMALGGLYKQRLIKIETSGIRSSQ from the coding sequence ATGTCCGGAAAGTTCGTTAAAGTTGGCCAGAAAAATCGCCTGAAAGTCGTCGATAAAGCAGACTTCGGCGTATTTCTGGATGGCAGACAGTTCGATGAAATCCTGCTACCCAAAAGGCACGTGCCTGCAGACTGCGTTGTTGGGGATGAACTGGATGTCTTTGTCTACCTTGACTCCGACGACCATCTGATCGCAACGACAGAAACACCACTGGCCTGTGTTGGTGAGTTTGCGGCTCTGAAAGTCAAAGAAGTCAATCCGGTTGGAGCCTTTCTGGACTGGAATCTGGGCAAGGATCTGCTGGTACCCTTTCGTGAACAAAAAACCCGTATGCGTGAAGGTGGACGCTATGTTGTCTATCTCTACCAGGACGAAGAAACAAGACGCATCGTAGGATCTTCAAGGCTGCATAAGTTCATTGATCGCTCAGCAGGAGAGTACCAAAACGGCCAACCTGTATCCCTTCTGATTTACGATAAAACCGACCTTGGCTATATGGCCATTATCAATAACAGATACCAGGGACTTTTGTTCAGCCAGGAAGTAAACGACTCTGTTAAACCAGGTGATAAAGTACAGGGTTATATCAAGCGTATCAGACCGGATGGAAAAATAGACCTCTGCCTGAAAAAGCCCGGCTTTGATCAACAGGCGATGGACTCTCTCAGTCAACAGATTATGGACAAACTGGCAGCTGCCGGAGGTTTTCTTCCTATGAACGATAAAACCGATCCTGCTGAAATCAAACGGGTCTTCGGAGCCAGCAAACGAGCCTTTAAAATGGCGCTGGGTGGCCTGTACAAGCAGCGTCTTATTAAAATTGAAACATCAGGTATCCGCAGCAGCCAGTGA
- the hpaR gene encoding homoprotocatechuate degradation operon regulator HpaR, whose product MRKYEDSLPLKLLKAREAAMSFFRPMLQEHSITEQQWRVMRVLNDTDEMETKQLADACCILSPSLTGIIQRLEQQDYVSRRKSSEDHRRILVKATPKARKLLDEMTPMVENSYSRLTQGLSQEKMERLKELLDEVSLLTN is encoded by the coding sequence ATGCGCAAGTACGAAGATTCTCTACCACTCAAATTACTTAAGGCCAGAGAGGCTGCCATGAGCTTCTTCCGTCCCATGCTGCAAGAACACTCCATTACTGAACAGCAATGGCGCGTGATGCGGGTTCTGAACGACACCGACGAGATGGAAACCAAACAGCTGGCTGATGCCTGCTGCATTCTGAGCCCGAGTCTGACAGGCATTATCCAGCGTCTTGAGCAACAGGATTATGTCAGCCGCCGCAAGTCATCAGAAGACCATAGACGTATTTTGGTCAAAGCCACTCCTAAAGCCAGGAAACTGTTGGACGAGATGACCCCTATGGTGGAAAACAGTTATAGCCGTCTAACCCAGGGTTTAAGTCAGGAAAAGATGGAGCGACTGAAAGAACTGCTTGATGAAGTCAGTCTGTTAACCAACTGA
- a CDS encoding cupin domain-containing protein has translation MMKTVLRSAVLFLALGSSFAFSAGESSTEVLAHSTASWDGTPLRGVTLENPEVRVLRIAIAPGSRLPIHKHPVINAGYLVKGELTVVRLSDGKKLDLKAGDALVEMVDEWHYGVNTSDEPAEIVVVYAGNEGQAITVFKEEEQ, from the coding sequence ATGATGAAAACCGTTTTGAGAAGTGCTGTTCTATTTCTGGCGCTAGGTAGTTCTTTCGCTTTTTCTGCTGGCGAGTCTTCTACTGAAGTACTGGCGCACAGCACAGCCAGCTGGGATGGCACCCCTCTGAGAGGTGTCACCCTTGAGAACCCTGAAGTCCGTGTACTGCGTATTGCCATTGCCCCAGGCTCAAGACTGCCCATTCACAAGCACCCTGTAATCAATGCAGGCTACCTGGTTAAAGGTGAATTAACGGTGGTTCGATTGTCTGATGGCAAGAAACTGGACCTGAAAGCCGGTGATGCGCTGGTTGAGATGGTAGATGAGTGGCATTACGGAGTAAACACATCGGATGAGCCTGCAGAAATCGTTGTTGTTTATGCCGGTAATGAAGGCCAGGCTATAACGGTGTTTAA
- the mmsB gene encoding 3-hydroxyisobutyrate dehydrogenase codes for MATVAFIGLGNMGAPMAANLVKSGHDVSVFDLVPEAVSSLAALGAKAAASAEQACSGAEFVISMLPAGKHVESLYLDQGLLDSAPTSAILVDTSTIDADTARKLSAAAAGRGKSMIDAPVSGGVAGATEGTLSFMCGATDPEVFEKVRPILLDMGKNVFLAGGPGAGQVAKACNNMLLSISMIGTSEALNLGIKNGLDPAVLSNIMLASSGKNWVLEVYNPCPGLMENAPASRNYEPGFMSELMLKDLGLAMAAASGSEAMTPLGGLAYELYSRHVSGGMGKKDFSSIFRAIESLQPES; via the coding sequence ATGGCAACGGTAGCGTTTATCGGTCTTGGTAATATGGGAGCACCCATGGCGGCTAATCTGGTCAAGAGCGGTCACGATGTGAGTGTATTTGACCTTGTTCCCGAGGCAGTGAGTTCTCTGGCCGCTCTGGGAGCAAAAGCTGCGGCCAGTGCAGAGCAGGCATGTTCAGGAGCCGAGTTTGTTATTTCTATGTTGCCCGCCGGTAAGCATGTAGAAAGTCTCTACCTGGATCAGGGGTTGCTGGATTCCGCTCCGACTTCTGCCATTCTTGTCGACACCAGTACCATTGATGCGGACACCGCCAGAAAGTTATCGGCTGCTGCTGCCGGGAGAGGGAAGTCAATGATTGATGCGCCTGTGTCCGGTGGCGTTGCGGGTGCGACTGAAGGCACTCTGTCGTTTATGTGCGGAGCAACCGACCCTGAAGTGTTTGAAAAGGTGAGACCGATACTTCTGGACATGGGTAAGAATGTCTTTCTGGCCGGTGGACCAGGAGCTGGTCAGGTGGCCAAAGCCTGCAATAATATGTTGTTGTCCATCTCAATGATTGGCACCTCGGAGGCGCTTAATCTTGGGATCAAAAATGGCCTTGACCCAGCGGTACTTTCCAACATTATGCTGGCCAGTTCAGGAAAAAACTGGGTACTGGAGGTTTATAATCCATGTCCCGGTCTGATGGAAAACGCTCCGGCCTCCAGGAATTATGAGCCGGGCTTTATGAGCGAGCTGATGTTGAAAGATCTCGGGTTGGCGATGGCGGCTGCCAGTGGCAGTGAGGCTATGACCCCTTTGGGTGGCCTTGCTTATGAGCTGTATAGCCGCCATGTTTCCGGGGGAATGGGTAAGAAAGATTTTTCCAGTATCTTTCGGGCTATAGAAAGTTTGCAGCCAGAAAGTTAA